From a region of the Teredinibacter turnerae genome:
- a CDS encoding MupA/Atu3671 family FMN-dependent luciferase-like monooxygenase, producing the protein MEFSGFIFSAEDSFSVQQRYQFITRAAQYFDQHGYQALWTPERHFQEFGGSFPNPSVLSAALSQATSRLHLRAGCVVLPHHHPVRVAEEWAMIDQLSNGRAGLGIASGWHKRDFVFFPENYQDRKAVTYKGIDDLRKLWAGESLEFKGVDGELTQVSVHPKPVQKELPMWLVSSSSPEVWKDAGRRGLNILSLLNNWEALESNIVAYRQAREEAGLDPALGVVTTAVHTFVGDSNAEVKALVETPMKQYLSEFVKATNDDKSISGAKERVVSKDEKAILLQAVFDDMFEKRAMFGTVEKCIAFAEKLKKVGTDEVACFVDFGLEFETVLAALPKLDEVKAAFQQVSKADAAPKVEQVARHSAKHPLSWYYERNTLNA; encoded by the coding sequence ATGGAATTCAGCGGATTTATTTTTTCAGCAGAAGACAGCTTTTCAGTTCAACAGCGCTACCAGTTTATTACCCGTGCAGCGCAATATTTCGACCAGCACGGCTATCAGGCATTGTGGACACCAGAGCGTCACTTTCAGGAGTTCGGTGGCTCCTTTCCCAATCCATCCGTGCTTTCAGCAGCTTTAAGTCAGGCAACTTCGCGTTTGCACTTGAGAGCGGGCTGTGTGGTGCTGCCACACCACCACCCGGTACGAGTGGCGGAAGAGTGGGCGATGATTGACCAATTATCCAACGGCCGCGCCGGACTGGGGATTGCTTCAGGCTGGCATAAGCGCGATTTTGTATTTTTCCCCGAAAACTATCAGGATCGTAAAGCCGTCACCTACAAAGGTATCGACGATTTACGCAAGCTCTGGGCGGGAGAATCGCTGGAGTTTAAAGGTGTGGATGGTGAGCTTACCCAGGTTTCGGTGCACCCCAAGCCAGTGCAAAAAGAGCTGCCAATGTGGCTGGTGTCCAGCTCGAGCCCGGAAGTGTGGAAAGACGCGGGCCGCAGGGGGCTTAATATACTTTCTTTGTTAAATAACTGGGAGGCGCTCGAAAGCAATATTGTCGCTTACCGGCAGGCGCGCGAAGAAGCTGGCCTGGACCCTGCATTAGGTGTGGTGACCACCGCCGTCCATACTTTTGTTGGCGATAGCAACGCCGAGGTAAAAGCCTTGGTGGAAACCCCAATGAAACAGTATTTGTCCGAATTCGTGAAAGCGACCAACGACGATAAAAGTATCAGCGGGGCCAAGGAACGGGTGGTTAGCAAGGATGAAAAAGCCATTCTACTACAGGCCGTGTTCGATGATATGTTCGAAAAGCGGGCCATGTTTGGCACCGTGGAAAAGTGCATCGCGTTTGCAGAGAAACTTAAAAAGGTCGGCACCGATGAAGTCGCCTGTTTTGTGGATTTTGGCCTCGAATTTGAAACTGTGCTCGCAGCGTTACCGAAGTTGGACGAAGTGAAAGCGGCGTTTCAACAGGTCTCCAAAGCCGATGCTGCACCCAAGGTGGAGCAGGTGGCCCGTCATTCCGCCAAACATCCGCTCTCCTGGTACTACGAGCGAAATACCCTAAACGCATGA
- a CDS encoding phage tail sheath family protein gives MPAMKTPGVYIVEKNAFPNSVVEVATAVPAFIGYTQKAENGDKSLLNKPWRITSMKEFERFFGGAPFPKFTIDDAPTLDVADVKVRTPGDSRGTGKVLSQKNAKFILYSSMRLFFQNGGGACYVVSVGDYDGDASGDGEGEIKADELRKGIAPLIKEPEPTMVVIPEAVCLADLKTCTSVQQAALLHCGNKMRNRVAILDIFDGHKDRQDPDGDCIAAFRDSLGINYLDFATAYYPWVNTTITADSDITFDFLSPEGKSALVDLLKVELKVAVTDDVPMEEPEPDADGNVGEAKPTKEGQVLLDNRASLAKELEGVIELTDAIKKKISKRDDGSDPSLKGKSDASIELQVKAERALLNKTLMAVSPLYVQILKAISARLNLLPPAAAMAGVYTAVDTLRGVWKAPANVSLSSVSAPAVNITHDDQEDLNVTTQGKSINAIRSFIGEGTLVWGARTLDGNSLDWRYINVRRTMIMMEESIRLGTKAYVFEANNAQTWITIKSMIRNFLTGIWKRGGLAGSTPDDAFSVYVGLGETMTSEDILEGILRVSVLVAVTRPAEFIEITFTQQMQKS, from the coding sequence ATGCCAGCAATGAAAACGCCCGGCGTCTATATAGTCGAAAAAAACGCCTTCCCGAATTCTGTCGTGGAGGTTGCTACCGCTGTTCCTGCTTTTATTGGCTATACCCAGAAGGCGGAGAACGGTGATAAATCCCTGCTCAATAAGCCCTGGCGGATAACTTCCATGAAGGAGTTTGAGCGATTTTTTGGTGGTGCACCATTCCCTAAATTCACCATCGACGATGCGCCCACGTTGGATGTCGCCGACGTTAAGGTGCGTACGCCCGGCGATTCACGTGGCACCGGCAAAGTACTGAGCCAAAAAAACGCGAAGTTTATTTTGTATTCTTCCATGCGGCTGTTTTTCCAAAATGGTGGTGGTGCCTGCTATGTGGTCTCCGTAGGCGATTATGATGGCGATGCCAGTGGTGACGGCGAAGGCGAAATAAAAGCCGATGAGTTACGCAAGGGCATCGCTCCACTAATCAAAGAGCCCGAGCCAACCATGGTCGTTATTCCCGAAGCTGTGTGTCTGGCAGACCTTAAAACCTGCACCTCTGTCCAGCAGGCCGCGCTTCTGCACTGCGGCAACAAGATGCGCAACCGGGTTGCGATCCTTGATATTTTCGATGGCCATAAAGACCGGCAGGACCCGGATGGAGACTGTATTGCGGCGTTCCGCGATTCCTTGGGTATCAACTATCTAGATTTTGCGACGGCTTATTACCCTTGGGTGAACACGACCATCACCGCGGATTCCGATATCACCTTTGATTTTCTGAGTCCGGAGGGTAAGTCCGCGCTAGTGGACTTGTTGAAGGTGGAGCTCAAGGTGGCGGTTACGGATGATGTTCCCATGGAGGAACCTGAGCCTGATGCCGATGGTAATGTCGGTGAAGCCAAACCCACCAAAGAAGGGCAGGTACTTTTAGATAATCGGGCTAGCCTCGCTAAGGAGCTAGAAGGTGTAATTGAGCTTACAGATGCAATCAAGAAAAAAATCTCTAAACGGGATGACGGTAGCGATCCATCCTTAAAAGGCAAGAGCGATGCCAGTATTGAACTACAGGTTAAAGCCGAACGAGCACTGCTCAATAAAACACTAATGGCTGTCAGCCCGCTTTATGTACAAATTTTGAAAGCAATCAGCGCCCGCTTGAATTTACTGCCACCTGCAGCAGCGATGGCAGGAGTTTATACCGCGGTCGATACACTGCGCGGAGTTTGGAAGGCTCCAGCCAATGTTAGCCTTTCTTCTGTATCAGCACCTGCGGTGAATATCACCCACGATGATCAGGAAGATCTCAATGTTACCACGCAAGGTAAATCGATAAATGCTATTCGCAGTTTTATCGGCGAAGGCACCTTGGTGTGGGGCGCCAGGACGCTCGATGGCAATAGTCTGGATTGGCGTTACATCAATGTTCGTCGCACCATGATCATGATGGAAGAATCCATTCGTCTGGGCACCAAAGCCTATGTTTTCGAGGCGAACAACGCGCAAACCTGGATTACGATCAAAAGCATGATTCGTAATTTTCTTACCGGTATATGGAAGCGCGGTGGATTGGCGGGCTCCACCCCAGACGACGCGTTTAGTGTGTATGTTGGGCTTGGCGAAACAATGACATCGGAAGATATTCTCGAAGGTATTTTGCGTGTATCGGTATTGGTGGCAGTTACCCGGCCCGCCGAATTTATAGAAATTACCTTTACACAGCAAATGCAGAAATCGTAA
- a CDS encoding thioesterase II family protein — protein MKKPSRFVTAQDVAAPKVRLLMLPFAGGNATSFYQTMSLLPDDIGALAYQMPGHGNRFSEPLCHSIDELVADLEPEFSMLTELPLVIFGHSLGGRLAFALCNEFRNRALPMPKLVVASASRPPDVVIKDPSSHLDDDAFIAKLQVHGGIPKELVENQGMRELFLPIIKNDMGIFERFSGSPDRPFALPVAIWAGENDTFAPVQEVIGWNRYFLLQREFHLWEGGHFFPLNAHADIAQRLTMLIQSTVATGANAQDSLRNSGVPS, from the coding sequence GTGAAAAAACCAAGTCGATTTGTAACTGCGCAGGACGTGGCCGCGCCGAAAGTTCGCCTGCTGATGCTTCCGTTTGCCGGCGGGAATGCGACGAGTTTCTACCAAACCATGTCGCTATTACCCGACGACATAGGCGCGCTGGCGTATCAAATGCCCGGTCACGGGAATCGGTTTTCCGAGCCTTTGTGTCATTCCATTGATGAACTGGTAGCAGACCTTGAACCCGAGTTCAGCATGCTTACCGAGTTACCACTGGTTATCTTTGGCCACAGTCTCGGGGGGCGACTAGCTTTCGCCTTATGTAACGAATTTCGCAATCGCGCGTTACCTATGCCGAAACTGGTTGTAGCTTCTGCAAGCCGGCCGCCAGATGTGGTGATTAAAGACCCATCATCGCACCTGGATGATGATGCTTTTATCGCAAAATTACAGGTGCACGGGGGAATTCCCAAAGAACTGGTGGAAAACCAGGGAATGCGGGAATTGTTTTTGCCCATTATTAAAAACGATATGGGGATTTTTGAGCGCTTTAGTGGCTCCCCGGATCGACCCTTCGCACTACCAGTCGCCATCTGGGCAGGCGAGAACGATACTTTCGCCCCGGTGCAGGAAGTCATAGGGTGGAATCGCTATTTCTTGTTGCAACGTGAATTTCACTTGTGGGAAGGGGGTCACTTCTTCCCGTTGAACGCACATGCGGATATTGCGCAGCGGCTTACCATGCTAATTCAAAGCACAGTCGCCACCGGCGCTAACGCGCAGGACTCGCTGCGCAATAGCGGTGTGCCATCGTAA
- a CDS encoding SRPBCC domain-containing protein: protein MSKEIVTQIQIDAPSHQVWQTLTDFHAYQNWNPFMVDVKGTAQLHENVTISVAFKDSQRMQFKTKICEFESAKSLCWTSKFLIGGLFDSVHRFDISSTSSNQCLFVNQEAYSGILVGLSWKKIESGARAGFEAMNRALKHQVESQQLARAS, encoded by the coding sequence GTGAGCAAAGAAATCGTTACTCAAATTCAAATTGATGCACCGAGCCACCAAGTATGGCAAACCTTAACCGATTTTCACGCGTATCAAAACTGGAACCCGTTTATGGTTGATGTTAAGGGCACGGCGCAGCTTCACGAGAACGTTACGATTTCAGTCGCATTTAAGGATTCCCAGCGAATGCAATTCAAAACCAAAATTTGCGAGTTTGAAAGCGCAAAGTCTTTGTGCTGGACAAGCAAATTTCTTATCGGCGGCTTATTCGATAGTGTGCATCGATTTGATATTTCAAGCACCTCATCCAACCAGTGTTTGTTTGTGAACCAAGAGGCCTACAGCGGCATTCTCGTTGGGCTGAGTTGGAAAAAAATAGAATCCGGCGCCCGCGCAGGGTTCGAGGCCATGAACAGGGCGCTTAAACACCAAGTGGAGTCGCAACAGCTCGCGAGAGCATCTTAG
- a CDS encoding PfaD family polyunsaturated fatty acid/polyketide biosynthesis protein codes for MNSIGRTIQLGNRQFLQTYNVRSAYIAGAMYKGIASVDLVCAMAEQSMLSFLGTGGLKMPQVAENIDEIKRRVGANKPFGMNMLSNFEEPEKEMALIRLYLEKGVSVIEAASYISISDALVYYRLTGASRAPDGQIQCAHRIIGKVSRPEVAMRFLSPPPAEKVQDLLQQGLITPRQAELAPSIPMADDICVEADSGGHTDQGVITVLFPAIRSIADELNLQFGYSQKVRVGAAGGLGTPQAIAAAFMLGADFVVTGSINQCTVEAGVSEDVKDMLEKAQPQDMAIVPAGDMFELGAKVQVLKKGSLFHVRANKLYELYKNYDSLDAIPRDVITKLEKQIFTRSIDEIWQETEAFYLRARPEEVKKAVESPKHKMALVFKWYFIHGTRMALRGERQQRVNYQVQCGPALGSFNQWVKGTELESWRNRYVANIASQLMQGAQDYVNRFMLAEVDAL; via the coding sequence ATGAATTCCATCGGGCGTACTATCCAGCTTGGCAACCGCCAGTTTTTGCAAACCTACAACGTGCGCAGTGCTTATATTGCTGGAGCTATGTACAAAGGAATTGCATCTGTTGATTTGGTGTGCGCTATGGCTGAACAATCGATGCTGAGCTTCCTGGGAACAGGTGGGTTGAAAATGCCACAAGTCGCGGAAAATATCGACGAAATAAAACGTCGCGTCGGCGCGAACAAACCTTTCGGCATGAACATGCTAAGTAATTTTGAAGAACCGGAAAAAGAGATGGCGTTAATTCGTCTCTATTTGGAAAAGGGTGTGTCGGTAATCGAGGCCGCTTCTTATATTAGTATTTCCGATGCACTCGTCTACTATCGTTTAACCGGCGCAAGCCGCGCACCAGACGGACAAATACAGTGTGCCCACCGCATAATTGGCAAAGTGTCTCGTCCGGAGGTGGCAATGCGCTTTCTTTCGCCGCCGCCCGCAGAAAAAGTACAGGATTTATTACAGCAGGGTTTAATAACTCCCCGGCAAGCAGAGCTGGCTCCTTCAATACCGATGGCGGACGACATTTGTGTGGAAGCCGATTCCGGTGGCCACACCGACCAGGGTGTAATTACAGTGTTGTTTCCCGCAATACGCTCCATTGCAGACGAGCTTAACTTGCAATTCGGCTATAGTCAGAAAGTGCGAGTTGGTGCGGCGGGCGGCTTGGGCACACCCCAGGCGATTGCTGCTGCTTTTATGCTCGGTGCCGATTTTGTGGTTACCGGCAGCATTAACCAATGCACTGTGGAAGCGGGCGTAAGCGAGGATGTGAAAGACATGCTTGAAAAAGCCCAACCTCAGGATATGGCGATAGTGCCAGCGGGCGATATGTTTGAACTGGGGGCAAAAGTACAAGTGCTTAAAAAGGGAAGCCTTTTCCACGTGCGCGCTAACAAGCTCTACGAGCTTTACAAAAACTACGACAGTCTGGATGCTATTCCTCGTGACGTTATCACTAAGCTCGAGAAGCAGATATTTACCCGTTCAATCGACGAAATCTGGCAGGAAACCGAAGCGTTTTATCTTCGCGCTCGCCCGGAAGAAGTTAAAAAGGCCGTAGAGTCACCCAAGCATAAAATGGCGTTGGTGTTTAAATGGTACTTTATTCATGGGACCCGCATGGCGCTGCGTGGCGAAAGGCAACAGCGGGTTAATTACCAGGTTCAGTGCGGCCCGGCGTTGGGTTCGTTTAACCAGTGGGTTAAGGGCACGGAACTGGAGTCCTGGAGAAATCGATACGTCGCTAATATTGCGAGCCAGCTCATGCAAGGTGCCCAGGATTATGTTAACCGCTTTATGCTGGCGGAGGTGGACGCCCTGTGA
- a CDS encoding DUF4255 domain-containing protein translates to MLDKALNLIATRLNAYILNRVDLDEDIVQLASPVSPDGVSPIEANDKILIFLANIAKDTLAHSTRFKTIEAGTLRVEEPLHLNFYLYVAANFHASRYGEALTFLSYAIQHLHENPVIDRRTVADLPPGLDRLIVDIQNTDINESTNLWGVLGGKYLPSVFYKVRLITLRSESVVSRINPASAPEPTFGQ, encoded by the coding sequence ATGTTGGACAAAGCTCTAAATCTCATCGCGACGCGTTTGAACGCGTATATCCTCAATCGGGTTGATCTGGATGAGGATATTGTTCAGCTTGCTTCACCGGTATCGCCGGACGGTGTGAGCCCGATTGAAGCGAACGATAAGATTTTGATTTTTCTAGCAAATATTGCAAAAGATACGCTTGCGCACAGCACGAGATTTAAAACCATCGAGGCCGGCACTTTGAGGGTGGAAGAGCCTTTACATCTGAATTTTTACCTTTATGTAGCGGCTAATTTTCATGCCTCTCGCTACGGAGAGGCGCTTACCTTTTTGTCCTACGCCATTCAGCACCTTCACGAAAACCCGGTTATAGACAGGCGTACCGTAGCAGATTTACCGCCGGGGCTGGACCGGTTAATTGTGGATATCCAGAACACGGACATCAATGAATCGACAAATTTGTGGGGTGTGTTGGGAGGGAAATATCTACCGTCGGTTTTCTATAAAGTTCGGCTGATTACCTTGCGATCCGAAAGCGTGGTTAGCCGAATTAATCCGGCATCTGCGCCGGAACCCACATTCGGGCAGTAG